The genomic segment GCGCCAGAGGGGTCGGGTGACCCGGATGCGTCGGGCGCGGGGGTGGGGCTGCTTGAATCAGCCGGCATATATTCGCGGGGCACTGCCCCTGAGAGATCGCGTTGTCACGGGCGGACAATCGCCGCCCCATGCAAAACGGGCCGCGCACATTGCGCGACCCGTTGTAACATATGGCGCACGCCGCTGGCGTCCAGCGGCCCGGCGGCGACCGGCGCGCTACGGACGCGTCGCCAACGCGTTGATGGCCGTGGCGGCATCCGTGAGCACCTTGGCCACGCCCTGCAGGAACTCGTGATCGTCGAGGCGATGCGACGCCTGCGAGTAGGTGGCGCGGGCCAGGCGGCCGAACGAACGGTTCAACTCCTGCATGGCGTCGCTGGTGAGTCCGGCGCCCGTCCGCTTGATGCGCGAGAAGATGTCGTCCACCGTGCTCCGATGCTCCAGGAGGTGCTGACGCCCCGCCTCGGTGATCTCGTACACGCGCTTGCCCCCCTCGTCCGGCGTGGACTGCGCGAAGCCCATTTCTTCCAGTAGTGTCAGCGTCGGATACACGGTGCCGGCGCTCGGCTGGTACACCCCCCCCGACCGCTCCTCAATGGCCTTGATGATGTCGTAGCCGTGACGCGGACGCTCCTCGAGCATCGAAAGAATCACGAGCTTGAGGTCGCCGTGCCCGAAGTAGCGGCCGCCGCGAAACGGCCCACCGCGAAGATGGCCGCCCATGCGGCCGATGAAGCTGGAGAACTCGGCGTCGAGGCCGCTCCAGCCGCGGCCGGCCCCGCGCTGTTCACCGTTGTTGTAGAAGAACATGAGAACCTCCCGTTTGACCGGTCAGGCTGACCCGCAGCGGGCCAGCTGCTGACAAATCGATATGTCTAAGATATATCTACGATATATCGAAATGCAAGTGTCTGGTGGCCTCGGAGGGATGGTGCGGGACTGGGCTTCTGGTCGCGGGTCGCGGATGCCTTCGCCGAATCGTCACGGAGGGAGTTCTCGTAGAGTCAGTATGGATGGCGCGAAACCGAAACCGGTCGCGCTATCTGTGCGCACCGGCGTTGTTGTCGACGAGTCACGCCGCCTCGCAATATTCGTCAGGAATTCTCGGAGTCCCCGTGTTCGACCTGCTTCAGCATCCACCGCGCAGCCCCGAGCGCCTTCC from the Gemmatimonadaceae bacterium genome contains:
- a CDS encoding PadR family transcriptional regulator, translating into MFFYNNGEQRGAGRGWSGLDAEFSSFIGRMGGHLRGGPFRGGRYFGHGDLKLVILSMLEERPRHGYDIIKAIEERSGGVYQPSAGTVYPTLTLLEEMGFAQSTPDEGGKRVYEITEAGRQHLLEHRSTVDDIFSRIKRTGAGLTSDAMQELNRSFGRLARATYSQASHRLDDHEFLQGVAKVLTDAATAINALATRP